From a region of the Gemmatimonadaceae bacterium genome:
- a CDS encoding trypsin-like peptidase domain-containing protein codes for MNSAKVRVARSTGRMEVTGIVVNEKPNLPRAFVREIRSMLYAWERYGLVSAGRHFSESIDTKDRRELDEDRLVDFSAVVRGKLDYLRMVRGVDDDVYAKLVGWYADLEGTYVPPIRGSESPIPLGVRRVIEALWFLESLEEEADTSAMSQGTGFMLRGFGLVTCAHVITPNHTMRAFRSDEPRMQYVVVVRRIDAGRDLAILGFESFERLGRIPLGCCDVDAMLPRDRAPSGAHLRLTHEMPTPGQSLHLLGFPNYSPGHTAHIREARVTGQRTHFGFPRISVDGSIVTGMSGGPAVDNAGRVIGVLATGAESEIISTGADNYGIIPAPVLRTWRTEIGQSSAPFETLPEQISRRPKD; via the coding sequence GTGAATTCAGCAAAGGTCCGGGTTGCACGCTCAACTGGGCGGATGGAAGTAACCGGCATTGTGGTTAACGAGAAACCGAATCTGCCTCGGGCTTTTGTCAGAGAGATCCGCAGCATGCTGTACGCCTGGGAACGGTACGGTTTAGTTAGCGCGGGCCGTCATTTTAGTGAGTCGATCGACACGAAAGACAGGCGCGAACTCGACGAGGATCGACTGGTTGACTTCTCCGCGGTAGTACGCGGGAAACTTGACTACCTCAGAATGGTTCGTGGTGTAGATGACGACGTGTATGCAAAGCTCGTCGGATGGTATGCGGACCTCGAAGGCACCTACGTCCCTCCTATTCGAGGAAGCGAATCACCGATCCCATTGGGGGTGCGGCGAGTAATCGAGGCGCTGTGGTTCCTTGAATCGCTGGAAGAGGAAGCGGATACCAGTGCTATGTCCCAAGGAACGGGTTTTATGTTGCGCGGTTTTGGTTTAGTGACCTGCGCTCATGTTATCACGCCAAATCACACTATGCGCGCATTTCGTAGCGATGAGCCTCGGATGCAATATGTCGTCGTCGTGCGGCGCATTGACGCTGGTCGTGACCTTGCCATTCTAGGTTTCGAGTCCTTTGAAAGACTAGGCCGTATTCCCCTAGGTTGTTGCGATGTAGACGCCATGTTGCCTCGGGATCGGGCACCGAGTGGGGCTCATCTTCGGTTGACGCACGAAATGCCAACTCCTGGGCAATCGCTACACCTGTTAGGTTTCCCAAATTATTCGCCAGGGCATACTGCTCACATACGCGAGGCGAGGGTCACTGGACAACGTACACATTTTGGTTTTCCTCGGATTAGCGTTGACGGTTCAATTGTTACAGGAATGAGCGGCGGGCCTGCGGTAGATAACGCAGGTAGGGTAATTGGTGTGCTCGCAACGGGTGCCGAAAGCGAAATTATCAGCACAGGTGCTGATAATTACGGGATTATTCCAGCACCTGTCCTCAGAACTTGGCGAACAGAAATCGGACAGAGTTCGGCTCCTTTCGAAACTCTGCCCGAACAGATCTCTCGGCGACCTAAGGATTAA